A region from the Thermanaeromonas sp. C210 genome encodes:
- the pduL gene encoding phosphate propanoyltransferase, whose translation MKGEVLPLAVPVGVSNRHMHVSQADLESLFGPGYRLKPYRELSQPGEYAAEETVTIVGPRGVIEGLRLLGPPREHSQIELAVTDTYRLGIRAPVRESGDLEGTPGIAVVGPRGALNLPRGVIVAARHIHMDEANARKWGLKDGQRVRVLVPGERGLILHNVIVRVSPVARLELHLDTDEANAAMLKNGDVVHILRP comes from the coding sequence ATGAAGGGGGAAGTGCTGCCGCTGGCCGTGCCGGTAGGGGTTTCCAATCGCCACATGCATGTTAGTCAGGCTGACTTAGAATCGCTGTTCGGCCCCGGGTACCGGTTAAAGCCCTATCGGGAGCTCAGCCAACCCGGGGAGTATGCGGCGGAAGAAACGGTGACCATAGTAGGACCGCGGGGGGTTATCGAGGGCTTGAGGCTCCTCGGCCCGCCGCGGGAACACTCCCAGATAGAGCTCGCCGTAACCGACACCTACCGGCTGGGGATTAGGGCGCCAGTAAGGGAATCGGGCGACCTGGAGGGGACGCCCGGTATCGCGGTGGTCGGCCCGCGAGGCGCCCTTAACCTCCCCCGGGGCGTAATCGTAGCGGCCCGTCACATACACATGGATGAGGCCAACGCTCGCAAGTGGGGATTGAAGGACGGGCAGCGGGTGAGGGTTTTGGTGCCGGGGGAGAGGGGTTTGATTTTGCACAATGTCATTGTCCGGGTAAGCCCGGTAGCCCGGCTGGAACTGCACTTGGACACTGACGAAGCCAATGCGGCCATGCTCAAGAATGGAGACGTCGTTCACATCCTGCGGCCTTAA
- the lspA gene encoding signal peptidase II, producing the protein MLFPLLVLAIVAGDQLTKMVVRRTLAPNETVPVLDNIFHLTHVNNPGAAFGLLAHRTSFFIATGIIVTGLIIIAYRQFRNGGFYFQLALALQLGGALGNLLDRLRFGYVVDFLDFRIWPVFNLADVAIVGGASLLVWQLWRRGGEGERERE; encoded by the coding sequence TTGCTGTTCCCGTTGTTGGTCCTGGCAATCGTGGCGGGTGACCAACTGACCAAGATGGTGGTGCGCCGTACTCTGGCGCCCAACGAGACCGTCCCCGTCCTCGACAACATCTTTCACCTTACCCATGTAAACAATCCCGGAGCGGCCTTTGGGCTGCTGGCCCACAGGACCTCCTTTTTTATAGCCACCGGCATAATTGTTACCGGACTCATAATTATTGCTTATCGCCAGTTTAGAAACGGCGGCTTTTACTTTCAGCTGGCCCTGGCCCTCCAGCTGGGGGGAGCTTTAGGCAACCTCCTGGACCGCTTGCGCTTCGGCTACGTGGTGGACTTTTTAGATTTCCGCATATGGCCTGTCTTCAACCTGGCAGATGTGGCCATTGTGGGGGGCGCAAGTCTGCTTGTATGGCAGTTGTGGCGCCGGGGTGGGGAAGGGGAAAGGGAGAGGGAGTGA
- a CDS encoding DivIVA domain-containing protein, which translates to MVLTPLDINKKEFRRSLRGYSCEEVDEFLAQLLKDYTQVFRENQELRERVLHLEEELGRFGRLENTLKETLVMAQKAAEEARENARQEAETLLKQAEAQAQSMIAQAQNKVAEIERYQAALEARVRSFKSRWRSFLLAQLELLEAEDQAAPAEEVAAEPGEGAVAGGGERGDGEASPGE; encoded by the coding sequence ATGGTGCTGACGCCGCTGGATATAAATAAAAAGGAATTCAGACGGAGCTTACGGGGATACTCCTGCGAAGAAGTAGATGAGTTTTTGGCCCAGCTGTTGAAGGACTACACCCAGGTATTCCGGGAAAATCAGGAGCTGCGGGAAAGGGTATTGCATCTGGAAGAAGAATTGGGACGCTTTGGACGGCTGGAAAATACCCTCAAGGAAACCCTGGTTATGGCCCAGAAGGCGGCAGAAGAAGCCAGGGAAAATGCCAGGCAGGAGGCCGAAACCCTTTTAAAGCAGGCGGAGGCCCAGGCCCAGAGCATGATAGCCCAGGCCCAGAACAAAGTGGCCGAAATAGAACGATACCAGGCAGCATTGGAAGCCCGGGTGCGCAGCTTTAAGTCCCGCTGGCGCTCTTTCCTATTGGCCCAACTGGAGCTTCTGGAAGCTGAAGACCAGGCGGCTCCGGCGGAGGAGGTGGCGGCCGAACCGGGTGAAGGGGCCGTCGCCGGGGGCGGGGAGCGCGGGGACGGGGAGGCGAGCCCCGGCGAATAA
- a CDS encoding DUF5665 domain-containing protein, translating to MVERRREDGSLSEKIEALILTLEKANLAEWIELYRRPLRLLYLNFLAGLARGLGVAVGVTILGTVVLYLVRELALQNLPVIGKLIAEIVRVVQKEIYY from the coding sequence GTGGTGGAGCGCCGACGGGAAGACGGCTCTCTGAGCGAAAAGATTGAGGCTCTGATTCTAACTTTGGAAAAGGCTAACCTGGCCGAATGGATAGAGCTCTACCGCCGCCCCCTCCGGCTGCTCTACTTAAATTTCCTGGCCGGCCTGGCCAGGGGGCTGGGTGTTGCGGTAGGCGTCACCATTCTGGGTACCGTTGTGCTTTATCTGGTTCGCGAGTTGGCCCTGCAGAACCTCCCGGTTATCGGGAAACTCATTGCCGAAATCGTCCGGGTGGTCCAGAAGGAGATTTACTATTAA
- the thiD gene encoding bifunctional hydroxymethylpyrimidine kinase/phosphomethylpyrimidine kinase encodes MYKALTIAGSDSGGGAGIQADLKTFAALQVYGTSVITSVTAQNTCGVLGTYDLPADFVALQMDAVLKDIGTDAAKTGMLANADIVRVVARKIKEYGVKKLVVDPVMVSKSGHALLAPEACEVVVKELMPLALVVTPNAEEAAALTGRPIKEERDMEEAARQIRDWGVPFVIVKGGHLPGEEVIDILFDGRKIYRFAGPRINTNNTHGTGCTFAAAVTAFLARGLEVPDAARQAKEYLGRALAAGRPVGRGYGTVHHLAGYYTWGD; translated from the coding sequence ATGTACAAAGCTTTAACCATTGCCGGTTCGGACTCCGGAGGAGGGGCCGGGATTCAGGCCGACCTGAAAACCTTTGCGGCTTTACAGGTTTACGGTACCAGCGTGATTACTTCGGTCACGGCCCAGAATACCTGTGGAGTTCTGGGGACTTATGACCTGCCCGCGGACTTCGTGGCTCTCCAGATGGACGCGGTGTTAAAGGATATCGGAACCGATGCGGCTAAGACCGGTATGCTGGCCAACGCCGATATTGTGAGGGTCGTGGCCCGTAAAATCAAGGAATATGGAGTAAAAAAATTGGTAGTGGACCCCGTTATGGTGTCCAAGAGCGGACATGCCCTCCTGGCGCCCGAGGCCTGTGAGGTTGTGGTTAAGGAGCTCATGCCCCTGGCCCTGGTAGTGACCCCCAACGCGGAAGAAGCTGCCGCGCTTACGGGCCGCCCCATAAAGGAAGAGCGGGACATGGAGGAAGCCGCCCGACAGATCCGCGACTGGGGAGTACCCTTTGTAATCGTGAAGGGTGGACACCTGCCGGGTGAAGAAGTGATAGACATCCTCTTCGACGGCCGCAAGATATACCGCTTTGCTGGACCGCGTATAAATACCAACAACACCCATGGTACCGGGTGTACCTTTGCCGCCGCCGTGACCGCATTCCTAGCCAGGGGGCTAGAGGTACCCGACGCAGCGCGCCAGGCCAAGGAGTATCTGGGGCGGGCCCTGGCAGCCGGTCGGCCTGTAGGCCGGGGTTACGGTACGGTCCACCACCTGGCAGGTTATTACACCTGGGGGGATTAA
- the ileS gene encoding isoleucine--tRNA ligase, with translation MDYSKTLNLPRTDFPMRANLPQREPQILKFWEENRLYHAVQEANKGKPKFILHDGPPYANGDIHLGHTLNKILKDIIVKYRSMSGYDAPYVPGWDTHGLPIEQQVIKNLGLNRREVDVLEFRRRCKEYALKYVNIQREQFKRLGVRGDWEHPYLTLEPEYEAVEIGIFGEMAKKGYIYKGRKPVYWCTDCETALAEAEVEYEEKQSPSIYVKFPVTDAGGLWEPQNSYVVIWTTTPWTLPANVAIALHPEASYVLIEAGGEKLLLAEELYRDVLELWQVEDYRILAHFRGAELDGVVCRNPLMDRPSVVVVGEHVTMDQGTGCVHTAPGHGLEDFEIGQRYGLPVLSPVDDQGRFTAEAGPFQGLFVGDANQEIIKELEKRGALQHASIITHQYPHCWRCKHPVIFRATEQWFASIDGFRREALAAVRQVQWIPAWGEERIYNMIAERGDWCISRQRTWGVPIPIFYCAECGKEIINDATIKHLQDLFRLHGSDVWFAREASELVPPGLTCPACGSQRFRKETDTMDVWFDSGSSHAAVLRTRPELSWPADLYLEGSDQHRGWFNSSLCTSVATEGQAPYRAVLTHGFLVDEEGRKMSKSLGNGIDPADVIREMGADILRLWVASADYRRDVAASPNILQQLAEAYRKIRNTFRFLLGNLYDFDPARDRVPYGEMLEIDRWALAKLQRLVDKVTRAYEDYEFHVVYHAVHSFCVNYLSAAYLDILKDRLYTWSAASRGRRSAQAALYEILHVLVRLLAPILAFTTEEVWQHLPAAGKAWSVQLAPWPRVQDEWWDRDLEAKWDKLLQVREEVNRALELARREQGLGNSLNAFVHLYPDGELYEFLKAVEEELPAFFIVSGVRVWPPSEPVPEEGVKGVAFPGLTIRIAPAPGKKCERCWKVSETVGQHEDEPELCSHCVAVLKEIQAG, from the coding sequence GTGGACTACAGTAAAACCTTGAATCTGCCGCGAACGGATTTCCCCATGAGGGCCAATTTACCCCAGCGGGAACCCCAGATCCTCAAATTCTGGGAGGAAAACCGCCTTTACCATGCTGTGCAGGAAGCGAATAAAGGGAAACCCAAATTTATCCTCCACGACGGCCCGCCCTATGCCAACGGGGATATTCACCTGGGCCATACCCTCAATAAAATCCTCAAGGATATAATTGTCAAATACCGCTCCATGTCCGGCTACGACGCCCCCTATGTCCCCGGTTGGGATACCCACGGTTTGCCCATTGAGCAACAGGTTATCAAGAACCTGGGGCTCAACCGCCGGGAGGTGGACGTACTGGAATTCCGGCGGCGCTGCAAAGAGTACGCCTTAAAATACGTCAACATCCAGCGGGAACAGTTTAAACGCTTGGGTGTGCGGGGAGATTGGGAACACCCTTATCTTACCCTGGAGCCCGAGTACGAAGCGGTAGAAATCGGCATTTTCGGCGAGATGGCCAAGAAGGGGTATATTTACAAAGGCCGTAAGCCCGTTTACTGGTGTACGGATTGTGAGACCGCCCTGGCCGAGGCAGAGGTCGAATACGAGGAAAAGCAGTCGCCATCCATCTACGTTAAGTTCCCGGTGACGGATGCCGGGGGCTTATGGGAACCCCAGAACAGCTATGTGGTCATCTGGACCACTACACCATGGACCCTGCCCGCCAACGTGGCCATCGCCCTCCATCCCGAGGCGTCTTACGTGTTGATAGAGGCAGGGGGCGAGAAGCTGTTGTTGGCCGAGGAACTCTACCGGGATGTCCTGGAACTCTGGCAGGTGGAGGACTATCGCATATTAGCCCACTTCCGGGGCGCGGAACTGGACGGTGTGGTCTGCCGCAATCCCCTCATGGACCGGCCTTCGGTGGTAGTGGTGGGTGAGCACGTAACCATGGACCAGGGTACCGGCTGCGTCCACACCGCTCCAGGGCACGGCCTGGAAGACTTTGAAATCGGCCAGCGCTACGGCCTTCCCGTCCTTTCTCCCGTGGACGACCAGGGCCGGTTTACGGCCGAGGCAGGTCCGTTCCAGGGCCTTTTCGTGGGGGATGCTAATCAGGAGATTATCAAGGAACTGGAGAAGCGGGGAGCGCTCCAGCATGCCAGTATCATAACCCACCAGTATCCCCACTGCTGGCGGTGCAAGCACCCCGTTATTTTCCGCGCCACAGAACAGTGGTTTGCTTCCATTGACGGCTTCCGCCGGGAAGCCTTGGCCGCCGTGCGCCAGGTCCAGTGGATACCGGCCTGGGGAGAAGAGAGGATCTATAACATGATAGCCGAGCGGGGGGACTGGTGCATATCCCGCCAGCGTACCTGGGGAGTACCTATTCCCATTTTCTACTGTGCGGAATGCGGCAAAGAGATCATCAACGATGCCACCATCAAGCACCTCCAGGATTTGTTCCGCCTCCACGGCTCGGACGTTTGGTTTGCCCGGGAAGCGAGTGAACTGGTACCTCCCGGCCTTACTTGCCCGGCCTGCGGGAGCCAGCGGTTCCGCAAAGAAACCGATACCATGGATGTGTGGTTCGATTCCGGCTCCAGCCATGCGGCGGTACTGCGAACGAGGCCTGAGCTTTCCTGGCCGGCCGATCTGTATCTGGAGGGGAGCGACCAGCACAGGGGATGGTTCAACTCTTCATTGTGCACTTCGGTGGCCACCGAGGGCCAGGCGCCTTACCGGGCCGTCCTCACCCATGGTTTTCTGGTAGACGAAGAAGGCCGCAAGATGTCGAAATCCCTGGGCAACGGTATTGACCCGGCCGACGTCATCCGGGAAATGGGAGCCGATATTTTACGGCTGTGGGTGGCCTCCGCCGACTACCGCCGGGATGTAGCGGCTTCTCCCAACATCCTGCAGCAACTGGCCGAGGCCTACCGGAAAATACGTAACACCTTCCGCTTCCTCCTGGGCAACTTATATGACTTTGACCCGGCCCGGGACCGGGTACCCTACGGGGAAATGTTGGAGATAGACCGTTGGGCCCTGGCCAAACTGCAGCGCCTGGTGGACAAGGTTACCCGGGCTTACGAGGACTACGAATTCCATGTAGTCTATCATGCCGTGCACAGTTTTTGTGTAAACTATTTGAGCGCGGCTTACTTGGATATCCTCAAGGACCGCCTCTACACTTGGTCGGCTGCCTCCCGGGGCCGCCGTTCCGCCCAGGCGGCCCTTTATGAGATTCTCCACGTACTGGTACGGCTTCTGGCCCCCATTCTGGCCTTTACTACCGAGGAGGTATGGCAGCACCTGCCGGCAGCCGGCAAGGCCTGGAGTGTGCAGCTGGCCCCCTGGCCGAGGGTACAGGATGAATGGTGGGACCGGGATTTGGAGGCCAAGTGGGATAAACTGCTGCAGGTTCGCGAAGAGGTCAACCGGGCCCTGGAACTGGCCCGTCGCGAGCAGGGTTTAGGAAACTCATTAAACGCTTTTGTGCACCTTTACCCGGACGGGGAGCTTTATGAGTTTTTAAAGGCTGTAGAGGAAGAGCTTCCGGCGTTCTTCATCGTATCCGGTGTGCGGGTATGGCCCCCTTCTGAACCGGTGCCGGAAGAGGGAGTAAAAGGTGTGGCCTTTCCCGGGTTAACGATCCGTATTGCGCCTGCTCCGGGAAAGAAGTGCGAACGCTGCTGGAAGGTCAGCGAAACTGTGGGCCAACACGAAGACGAACCGGAACTCTGTTCCCACTGTGTGGCGGTATTAAAGGAAATCCAGGCGGGATAA
- a CDS encoding TraR/DksA C4-type zinc finger protein, giving the protein MEQQKLEYFRRKLLALRAAYEEQMRSFGLKGLNEAMQDSIQELSSYDNHPGDLGSELFERSKDLALRDNAMLQLQKIQDALESIKEGTYGRCQRCGQEIPLERLEAVPETTLCLECRRAAEEPRVTQRRRPIEEEVVPLPFGGLPGDEETGDRMIDGGEDVWQMLAQTTEHASEAGSGSYYGPMDLDEDHGYVDPVEGIPYFKGADGMFYEDVGAYIDDEGYPRAPLIGNEGWDKRED; this is encoded by the coding sequence TTGGAGCAACAAAAGTTGGAATATTTTCGCCGGAAATTACTTGCCCTCCGGGCCGCTTACGAGGAGCAGATGCGCTCCTTTGGCCTGAAGGGTTTAAACGAGGCTATGCAGGACTCTATCCAGGAGCTTTCCAGTTATGATAACCATCCAGGTGATCTGGGGAGCGAGCTCTTTGAGCGAAGTAAGGACCTGGCCCTGCGGGATAATGCCATGCTTCAGCTCCAAAAGATTCAGGACGCCCTGGAAAGTATCAAGGAAGGGACATACGGCCGCTGCCAGCGGTGTGGTCAGGAAATACCCCTCGAGCGTCTAGAGGCTGTCCCGGAAACCACCCTCTGTTTGGAATGCCGCCGCGCGGCAGAGGAGCCTCGCGTGACGCAGCGCAGGCGCCCCATAGAGGAAGAGGTGGTTCCTCTTCCTTTTGGGGGCCTTCCCGGGGATGAAGAGACAGGGGATAGGATGATAGACGGAGGGGAAGACGTCTGGCAGATGTTGGCCCAAACAACGGAGCATGCCTCCGAGGCGGGTAGCGGTTCATATTACGGCCCTATGGACCTTGATGAGGATCACGGTTATGTAGATCCGGTGGAAGGTATTCCCTACTTTAAGGGAGCCGATGGAATGTTTTACGAGGATGTGGGGGCCTATATCGACGACGAAGGCTACCCGCGTGCGCCGTTGATCGGGAATGAAGGCTGGGATAAACGCGAAGATTAG